From the Bacillus sp. E(2018) genome, the window CGTTTGAGGAGGACAGATTAAATCTTTGCCTCCCGCTGAGATTCGAACGGGACAGTGAATGTTCTCAGCAAGATTTTTGTTATCAAAAAATGCTAAAGTTTTAAACACTTGTTTAATTTTTTCAGGATATTGGCGAAGAAAGTGTTCCACTTGAACAAGAGAACCTTCCATCTTTAATTGAATCGCAAGCTGAATATCACACATGTTTGGAACATCCGCAATAACAAGGGCAGGTCGGGCATCCAATCCTGCTACTGCAAGTGCGATTCCACCTCCCATACTTGTTCCATGAATAACAATACTCGCTGCATCAAGTTCAGGCAGAGCATTCATTACATCTATCGCTCGAATAACATCCATATAAACATAGCGGTAATAATACGTTTCTGGATTCAGAATTCCTTGTGTGACCCAACTCCCTGTGCCTCCAGCAGGATAGCTTCCGTTCGCAGATTCTCCGTGGCCTCTCGTATCGAGAGCCATCACGGCAAATCCCATCATCAAGTATTT encodes:
- a CDS encoding alpha/beta fold hydrolase, translating into MLNESWKTYIPELTRESSFMSFWEETKLESKKQPLEAEFSPISYPISSVSAQKVTFDGFNGTKIAGFYLKPESLHENLPCVLVLHGYGGNKGSIANYAKYLMMGFAVMALDTRGHGESANGSYPAGGTGSWVTQGILNPETYYYRYVYMDVIRAIDVMNALPELDAASIVIHGTSMGGGIALAVAGLDARPALVIADVPNMCDIQLAIQLKMEGSLVQVEHFLRQYPEKIKQVFKTLAFFDNKNLAENIHCPVRISAGGKDLICPPQTIYGVFHLMNTNKEIRYYPFSGHDLPGSIDHMDYVVKVLHQFLTKRVVKS